The window TAATCCTCAGAGCGCTCTGCTCTCACAATTTGTTGCCATTTGTTAGTCCCTCTATTGATTTTCCCATAGCTGTCTGCCAGTAAGTGCTGTCTGAGTTCTGCCATATCTGAAAGCTGTTCGTAGTAATGTAGAGGCAGCAGGAAGTCCAATGCATTTACTGAAAGTCCTCCCCTCCAGTTAATGCCTTCCCAGAATTGATTGCATGGAAATGAGGGTCTGTTAAAGTATTGCTGTTTTTACTATTCCTTTGGAACAAAGTATGCAGACAAAATATATTGCAtgaatgtatatatttttttaaatgttgtcatGACCACAACATTATTTGTCCTCTCTCATCAGTCTGCCACACAGCGTCAAGGCAAGCCTGTCTCTTTCCCCATCTGGGCCAGGACGAGCAGGTAGCGGCGGGGGCTCTCCCACATCCAAAATGGACCACTGTGGAGGCATCCCAGTGGAGGACATGCAGGCGCTGGCCATCACTTCTCTATCTGCAGCAGATGTAACCAAACAGTACGAGCACATTCGCGAGCTGGGGAAGGGCACGTATGGCAAGGTGGACCTGGTGGCACACAGGACACAGGGTGAGTTGGTTAATAAACTTTTGCCTTGACTGTAAACTGTCTAACGAAACCACTAGATTAAAACTAAGACTCGTAGATTGTTGTGATCTCAACATCCATGCTATGGACCATGAACGCCAAGCATAATTTATTCCTTCTGCATGTTATTATGTGATTTCTGTAGGCACCAAAATGGCCCTGAAGTTTGTTACCAAGAACAAGACAAAGCTCAAAAGTTTCCTGCGGGAATACAGTCTAACAGGCTCACTTAGCTGCAGCCCTTTCATCATCAAAGTCCTGGACGTGCTTTTTGAGACAGAGGACAGCTATGTATTTGGACAAGAGTATGCCCCCGCCGGGGACCTTTTCGATATCATACCACCACAGGTAACGTCATTATCCTTCCCTCCACTAAAAAACATCCTCACCCAACTTGAGCTGCTCCAATCAGTCAAATTTTTTATACACAGCCTTTTTAACAAGCTCTCCAGGGCTTGGAGTTTTGACTTTGTCCCggttttctttttccaaagcCTTCACTTTGCTTTAGTGCCTTTCCAGTTGATGCGCTGTGAGTGCTTGACTTCAAGGGTGCTGTAAAGACTCATTAAAAGAGATTGCAGTAGAATTTATAACTCAGGCTGTTgtttcatttttcctttttggagCATATCACTTTTCCGCCTGTACTTTCAAACCTCCCCTCATTGTCACTTCACTTGGTTGTTCTGATGGTTGTGGAACCTACTCATCATGTCTGTGTCACCTCTCTAAACAGTGAAGTGTGTCTAATAAAGTGTATAAATGCCCACACTCTCTTTGTCTCTTTTCTTAGGTGGGTCTGCCAGAAGAAATGGTCAAACGCTGCATGCAACAACTAGGTTTAGCCCTGGACTTCATGCATAGTAAGAACCTGGTGCATCGGGATGTCAAGCCAGAGAATGTGCTTTTGTTTGACCGGGAGTGTCGCCGCATTAAGCTTGCTGACTTTGGCATGACCCGACGCGTGGGCTGCCGTGTTAAACGGGTGAGTGGCACCATCCCCTACACAGCACCAGAGGTATGCCGCGCCAACCGTGCGGAAGGTTTTCTTGTGACCACCAGTCTGGATGTGTGGGCTTTTGGCGTGCTGGTCTTCTGTATGCTAACAGGCAATTTCCCATGGGAGGCAGCATTGCCGGCCGATGCCTTCTACGAGGAGTTTCGGCGCTGGCAGAAAGCAGGGTGCCCAGTGGGAATTTACCCATCTCAGTGGCGCCGCTTCACTGATGATGCTCTGCGCATGTTCCAGAGGCTGCTCGCTGCTGAGCCAGAAAAACGCTGCGGGGTTAAGGACGTGTTCTGCTTCATCAAGTACGAGCTGGTCAGCGAGCTCAGGCGCAGAGCATCATACCGGGCAAAGAGAGGCGAGAGGTCAAGCTCGGGACTGTGCACCGGCAGTTGCACTTCCTCCTCTTCAACCACTTCTTCACGTTCCTCCCACAGACACCCTGAGCCCTCCACCCCTCCGGGAACATCCTGCCTGCGACCAGCGCCCCTCAAACGTAGTGTCCTCTCTGACCCGCTGTCTCCCAGAGAGGAGTCTGGACAGCATCAGTCTCCAGGCCGAGACAAGAACAAAAGCCAGATGGTGATGGCAACTGCCATAGAAATCTGTGTGTGACCACACCAAAGTCAGCACTGAAAACTAGATGGCTTTCCACAGTAAATAACAAGCTGTGAAGAGGTGTTAACGACTACCACTGAAAACCCTGGGGAAAAGGAGTGGTACTCAAACCATGAAAGAGAAGCTCAGGATCCCATCCCAAGCTGTGGAAATGGACATCATCAATCAGTGGTACAGACTTGGACAACCTATTACTGATATTCAATGCCATTTGGTTTTGATTAGCAACCAAAGACTGCTTCCAGTGTGGAGAAGCCATCCAGGCAGAGTTTAAGATTCAGCTGATGCTCCTTTAAGCTGCTCGTTATGCCAACCTTACATTTGTGTTTTCCGCCCATACACTGTGGTGGTGCTAATGATTCTAGAATTAGATTCACTCCAAGTCCCTATACTTCAGTGATTATTTATGACACAGTTTTAGTTCCAGTAAAGCCAAAATTTAACCTGAGCAGGTGAGGTTGGCTTGAAATCAGAGGACAACTATATTCAGCTGCCATTTCTCAGACTTTCTGCCAACTTGCAATGCCTAAAGTAAGTCATAGACTTATCAGAGATAAAGTATTACAAAGGGAGaaagagaaatgaaaacattaaTGTAGCAGTTTGTATGAAACATCTTATCATTTAGGTGATTAGACTGAGATACAGATTCTCAATGATAGGCATCAACTCAGGACACTTCAGTGGAACTTTTCCCGTTTAATTATTAATGGAAATCCATGTAGTGGCTGGAAGGCACATCTGCCTCGTCTGAGGGACTCTTAGCAAGATTCATTTCCAGTGAGGCAACAGAATACAGGGGTTGTGCATTTTCTAACTGATAAAggtcaaacaaagaaaaaggtgaagaaatgttctttttgctttttctttttttttttctacctggcgtttgtgtgtctgtttcaAATGCTAAAGCACAAGATTTTTGTAAAGGAAGACAACTCTTAGAGACAATTATGACTCCATATTGTACTTAACTTGATATTTCTTGAAGTGTACCACAGTACCAGGTAGGTCAACTATGTAGCTGTAGTGATTCTCTACAACAGGGTAAAGCGTTTTAGAGTTTTACTGTTACTGGTGATGTATTGCATTGTATGTAGCAATGAAATATGACAGAATGTACAGTTTATCACAACAAATATAATGTATAGTTGTGCGATCTAGAGCCAGTTACAATGTATGACTTTGTAGCAGCTGctatttgttttttacattcATCTTTTTCTTATCTGAACTGGATTTGGTGGTTTTACGTTGCCATGAAACAGAAATAAGTGAGTTGGTTCCTGCAATGACCTATGACCCTCATCTTATCAAAAGCAACATTCATTTGCAGTGTAAAATCAACACACCCACTGTTTTTCAGCTAGTAGAATTTCTTTCACTCAGTTAGAGGGCTTCTCGGCAGGTTAGCAACTTACAATCACAACTCCTTAGAATATGTTTTCCACAGTCCCTCTACAATCTTACTTCTTCTCTCCAAATACATCACATGGACAGCAGAGACCAGGTGCTTATGACAGCTGTGTCATATGCTGTGTTTTTTAAATGCTGATTGATCATGACTGGGGCGTCAGCTTTCATCAAGATGCTGCTAATTATGAAAGGGTCTTAAAGGCCCCCAATGTTCGGTGCAATGATCCACTGTGTGCTCGTTACCGTTATTTTCCACTTTTGAATTAGTCTCAAgtcattcaggtgtgtgtgtgtgtgtgtgtgtgtgtctgcgtcaGTGTTTCTTGATTCTACTTTCTTCCCATGACAGCTCATCACCTTTGTCGCTATAGTAACAGTACTGGGCGCCCCTCAGGTTCagtttcttttctccttttgaGCATCAAGTCTAATTGAGACAACTGGTGGCCAGCAACAACACACCCCCCCCGGCCAGCCATCCACAGCTCCTCATGACAGTTGCTTAGCTTGTTATACTGGATGACGCATCTTTGCTAAGACGAAATTTCCTGCACTTTATGAGCAACTTTAAAGTCCGTATGCAGTCTCATGAGATACAATCAAAGCTAATGATGGTCCCCGTCATTTCCCTTGTCCCTTTTCATTCTTACTGATTGAAGATGGAAGTTTATGTCATGGAAATGTATTGTATGATGAGAGTCTAGCTGCTTTCCGAGTAATTGTCAAATGGAAATCCCTCAGTAAATGAACATGTAACATGAATGAATTCTGCTCTACAACTCACTATTCTGTTGATGTGATGATGTAGGATACACATTAAAAAGAACAGGGATTACTTGGACTTCATAGGGTGTTGCACAGGGGGATTTAAGGTGTGACACAGCAGGTAAAGAGggtaaatgaaagaaaaacgtTTGAATTACAATATATTCTAATGAGGCTCAACAAGTCGCTTACATTTTATTGCCAAATATTTGGCAGATTAGATACATTTCCTTTCCAGAAATCTAAAAACTGGAtaaagttttagaaaaaaataaatgttctaTAAATCAGTCTATAAAACCAAAGCTCTTTGTAAAAGACTTAATATTAGAGCTAAGAATGAAAGTGGAAGGTTTGTTGCATGTAACGTTTTTATTGGAGAACTATTTTGTAGTGTTTAACATCACCAATAAACTTCTAGAGTTGATTattcacatgaaaaaaatactGTCTTTAATACAAGCTTCTCACAATGTTAACATATGAGAAGTAGACAACATCTAAGAAAATGTGTCCTGATTTCAAACATGTCCAATAGTTTTTGGTAGTTCAAAAGATGAGATCGAATAGAAACTAAAGAATCCAGTATCTCAaatattgggaaaaaaaaatgttgtaataTCAGTAACTTACTGGCACATGAATTAAattgtattccaaaatataaCAAAGTGAAAATGTACTTAACATCATGTGATGCAGCATAGGTTTTGTACACAGAAGGCGTTGTTTTTATTTGAGCAGATGTTGCTTTGTTCTGCATCAGAGCCATTTGTGTCCGTTTTTAATTGAAACATGAACTGTTGTTTCTCATGGTCTGTTATGACAGGAATGGTATAGATTAGGTGTCAGACTGTACCAAGTTTTATTTAATGTCCATAGAGCTTAGCCTTCCTCTTACACACTTCATCCTGCTCCAATGATGAACAGTTTCTCCGCCAGTGAAACCTGTCTTTAGGCTCTAATTGTAAATATCCTATATATTGTCTTTAACAAGATGAATAAACAAAATGTTAATATATGTTGAAATAAATTTATGCACCACATCCTTTGGCTCCTGAGTGTTTCTTAGGCATGTTTGAAAGTAGTGTgtcttttctgttcttttttttttattctgcagAGCTTGTTCAGCCCAGCTTTGTGCGGTCCCCAGACCATTAGATGAAGGTCAGCTTGAATCACATCTGATTTCCCAAGGCTTTGGCTTTCGTCTGGCTCCGTCTGAAAAGCCCAATTAACACATCTGCAGATAGGAGTTATCAGCTTTCCTCAAATAGCACAGGAGTTCAGAGACGTTAGAATATGGCGCTGAAGATGAGAACAGTTATCATCCCGCCACCCGTTTATGATGCATCTCAGCCAATTTATCAGAGAGGAGGAGTGAGCGCAAGTTGATATCGGggggagtttaaacagtttaaacCGCAGCAAGCGCTGGTGTATCTGCCACAGTGAAAAACTAATAAGTCCAGACAGTGCAAAGAGAAAGGAAAGGTCAACCATGACACACCATGTTTGTGTAGAGCATGGAAGATGTCCTTTGTGATAGCCTGTTATCTGCCCTTAAAGTGCCATAGCAGCTTGGTGGCAATGCACTGAAAGGGCCCTGCTTGTGCTGGCTGCAACCGTCAGGGCAAGTCAAAAACAATaaagcaggtttcacaacaaaGGATATTCTACTTAAAAGCAAATTATCTGTCAACAGTTACTCCAGACATAGAATTGTTCACAGTTTCAAAAAATTTAATCGAGGCCATACCAGTAGGTTACAGTTGGAAAATGCAACAATTTTCTGATGAGGCCGAACTGACCCTGTGAAcgttctgctgctgctggataaTTTATCAGCTTTTGAAAGACTGTCCACTAAACTAAATTGTTTCCCAGTACTGGAGAAATCAGGGTGTTAAGCCCACAGTTGGTGGTCCATAGTGCAGAACAAGGATTGTGATCTCTCTAAATGCAGCTGTCTCTATGAGATCAAGTGTATAATCCTCTTTGGTTACACTGATGTtggtaacaggaagtgacaaatgGGGAGACTATTCACCAGCATatttaaactgtttaaaaaaaacaacatacttttattttcttttacctAATTTCATCCTGTTTTCTATTATGAGATAAAATTTCTGGCCGCCAAATCCTTTCTACATTGCCAAGGCTTTCGCGTGAAGTAGAGCTAAATGGTTTGacagcaataaaaacaataaatacctAAAATAATCCGAAGTGTACACTTGCTGCTGTACAGATGCTTGACCACATCATCCAAATCCAGCCCAGTAAGAGGCCACAAGCTAATGCATCTTTATATAAGCCACCATCAATGGCTTGGGGCAAATTTGGTCTAAAATTTCTGTACCCGTGAATGGCTAAGCATTTTCTACAATAGCCACGACGTAACAATTTAAAAATTTCCCACCCTCCCCAAACCACTTCAATaccaagcaaagaaaaaaaagatatttctttaaataatgaaaaaagacACATCCCGCTGATGCTGTTTTAGCAAGTCTTTCAGATTTGTTTGAAGGACATTTGTTCATTCTTTGGGCATAATTCCTCTAGTTGTGTGAGATTTCGCATCCACTTCTCTTCGAAGATGTAACCACAGGTTTTTATTGATATTTAGGTTGGACGGACTATTTGGGCCATTGCTAAACCTTTAGCTTTGTCCTCTTGAGGTAGTGCATTGTGGATTTTGAAGTGTGTTCGGGATCACGATCTGTTTTAGAAACCATCCTTttcatgttcattttttttttcagtcttgtTCACATATGCTTTGATGTTTGCTTGCTGAATATGCTGATATTTAATTTAATCCATCTTCACCTCTACTGGTGCAACATTGCCCAAAAGATGTATCTTTTCACACTTTTCACTAGCTCACAGGACTTTAAAAAATACGTCAAGCGTGTGTAAAAATTCCAAGAATTCCTCTCTGAGCACGAGCCCAAACTTTTGCACACCGCTGTATCATTTCTGCTCATTTTGACACCACAGGGAACACAGTCCAATATCAAGACTCCTGCGTCacctcagcttcctgcttctGCACCTACGGATGAATCACTCCAAGAATGTTGGCCGCAGCATGAACTGTTCTTTTGTCCCTGATACTTGTACAAAGCAGCCACAGGCTTTCTGCTGGAAAAGCAGTTGACGATTTCTGTGTTGGAAAAGTCGGTCAGCGAGGGTTGAACAGGAAGGAATGTTCTCTGCGCCCTCAGAAGACAAaagaaaggagaggaaaaagaCTGTCAGAGTAGAGAGGAGACAGGGTAGAAGAGGCAGGCGGAGGTGTGTCTTGTGGGACAAATGTGGTTGTGTAAGCTCAAGAGAGTCAGACAAGGACAGTGTGCCCCCGgttatttacaaaataacaaagttATGGTAATCCTACATCGGTTAGGATATTTTGAGATTTCTGCAGACTTCAGACCTATCTTTGCAGAATTGCATGAGGTATGTTAAATTTTGTTGATGTGAGACATAAGCATAAAAGAGTGTGATCGTCTGCCAGCATTGCTATAGCAACTGAGATGTTCCCAAATTAGAAGAACTGTGAaattttcttcttgttttagAAACCAGCcccccccaaacacacacacacacacacatttcttgCTGTGGAGGTAGTATATGAGCATTCACTGTGTGTTTcattatgtatgtatttttgtttcagtttataGCACGGAAACATTTTGTTCTTCATTTTAGAGTGGGTGTATTGTCTCTGGTTTGGATGGCAGGAAGGTGTCTGCTTTTGCTGCATATGCACAACTGGCCTCCTTTCCTCGAGCATCAAGCGCAGTCTCTGTACAACACAACAACAATGAAAGTACTGAGAAAGTTGCAGCATTAACATTTACTCTGAACCTTGGTGTTAGATAAATAATGAATCTGATAACCCACTGGCAATACCCTGCACTGCACCGACAGCCAGATATTGAACAAATTTAAGCTCCTGGCCAAAAGAAAATGTTCAATTTAATTAGAAGATCAATTGCAATCaaagtttttattcatttttatccaAAGCTGAAAATATCACACCTTTTATCTCCATCTACCATTGAATTTTTGTCCCATGCCACCCTCAGGCCTTAACATACAAGTGAAAATAATCTATCACAATCTAAAAGTCCAACAGCAAATTGTCTGTGTTTAATAGTACTCCAAATTAATCTTAGATAAACCACGGAAGCCTGCTGCAATGCAATTAATTGAATCCTGAAATAAACACAGCTCAAAATCAAAGCACGAACAGCTGGTGTTCATTGGAGCCAAGAGACAAAACAAGGTAAGATGTAAACATAACACTAAGAGGCTGGTCTTGTAATCAAATCATCATGTGAGATTCTCAAATTAGGACTCACATTGTCACAAATTATGTCTGTATCCTGTTACCCTGCATGAATTTCATTTTTGCCTGTCATGAAGAATCCATTTATTCATGCTGTAGAGCTTTGTTGATGTCCCACATAAGCCTCCCCTCCCACACCCTTTTCATTCACATCCAGACGATTATCGCTCTAAGAGAAATTCTTCCAACATTTTGAACCCTGATGGTGCACCGCCATGAGACCTGCATGCACCATCCACCAACTCCTGTTATCTGATGTCTCAAATCTTCCCCTTCTTTACACCCAGCCAAGAAAACCAGAGATCACTGATACTTTCCCGCATTTTCCTAACTTAATATAATGTATGGAACTTTGAATATCAATgggaaaacaaatacaaaaaggagagaaatcaataaataaaataactgacAAACCAAAAGGATCAAAGGTCTTGCTTTGAGATCTGCGCCTTATCAAAAAATTTTAGAAGCAGTACAGGACTTTTCTGCTAGCCTCCAAACACTACTCAACATTTATCAAAATAGTTTGATAAAATCTAAGAATGGTGTTATTCAGTGTGAATCACAATGAATTTGTGGAATCATTAATCTACGGAACTAATATCATTAAAAGGTTAAGACAATCCAGTCAGATTTAGGGGAAAAGGCTGAAAGACAATAGTGAACGGTCATGATGTGTAGGCAAAggagcactgcattaaaaattgACCTGTTATTGaagtggaaatcactgcatgagcTCAGAAATGTCAATTGTGACAATATTTTGCACTGTTTGTAGTGTACAATGTTTATATATATCATGGATACTGAATTGCATTGTACTGTGCACCGTCAACATTGTCAATACTGTTTTGATATCAAGCGAAACACCAAGAGCAGGAACCAAATTCCTTGTGTATCAACATACTTTGCCAACAAGACCTGACGCTGACTGACATGGCTAACTTGTATATTAGTGAAGGCATGATTAACCCTGAATGACATATCCGGGTTTTGAAGCTGCCAAGCAGATGTTGTATTGAAATTCTTTGTTGAGCAAAAATGGGAAATCATGCCTCTAAAGTTGtgatgaaaaagaagaagagatgaTGCAACAGAGGTAAATGTGCCTCTAGCTTCAATTTTTTCCATCAcgttgctggcatcaaattcaaaagTAGCATACATACaagctgcacggtggtgtgcttgttagcaccgtcgcctcacaggctcaactcccagctggggcctttctgtgtggagtctgcatgttctcctcgtgtatgtgtgggttctctccggggcttcctcccactgtccaaaaacatgcatgttaggttaattggtgcctctaaaaattgtcctcaggagtgagtgtgagtttgtctcatttgtctctgtgtggccctctTGTCATGTTCAGGCACTAAATTGGACCCACGATGCCGACAAACTGACTCAAGAGGTTGGTGAAtgagttaaaagttaaatttattttgtccATACGAAAGCAGGGGGGGAGCAGGAACAGAGGGGCTGTCAGCAGGAGCTGAAAAGGGTATTCCAAGTTTCAGGATTTATGTGATATTTTCCAGAGGGTTGGAGGCGAAGATGGTGCTTGAATCCACAAGGCAGAACTGAGTGGAGCAGGGCAGAACAGAACTTAGTGTCTTCAGGTGAGGCGTAGATGGTTCCTGAAGCCGGAGAGCAGAACTGAGCAGAACTGagctgagcagagcagagcaaaaACAGAGTTAGTGTTTTACAGGTACAGGGGCTAGACGTTCAACACGCACAAGGACGTTAACGATCTGGCAACAAGTGGAGAAGTGAGCCAGTCTTTTTATCCTGAGTCCTTGATGGTTGATGGACTACAGGTGTGAGTGGCTCCAACTCCTCCCAGCTCCCCTACAGACAGACAAGAGGCATCCACAAGAGGGAGACACACTGGGatcctgacacctgtgatggactggcggcctgtccagggtgtactccgCCTCTCtgccgatgaccgctgggataggctccagccccccagtGACCCTACCgacggattaagtgggtatagaaaaatggatggatggatggatggatggaagtcttaCTTTAGGTGTCAGattatttttctgtaaaaagaaaggtttgagcaagagaaacaaagaaagaatcAATAGGTATCTTGACTGAGGACGCAAAGAAACAAGAAGAAGACGGAACTAACTCCATAGGGTGTCCTTGGCTCATGTGATAGAGTAGTTGCTTCCCAGTTGGAAGACTGGTGGTTCAATCCCCTGGCCTCTCCAAGTGTTGAAGTGTCCTTTAGTAAGCATACAAGCACGTGAGGTGATCTGATTTGTTGACCAAAGTGTGTCTGACTCCATTACGATGGGTGGCAATGTGCCTCCTGTTTTTTTCCAACCGAAATCAACCAAACAATTTAGCTGGCAGCAAATTATTACCATCTCGACTGATGAATTGGATATCTTTATAACTCTGTACAATTGTGGGCTACAGATTACTTTTCCTTACAAAAGAGATCCATGCTTTCccttgtggttattctgttgcTACCAGCTTCTTCTTTCACTTCCAGGTCCAGGCTTAGACACTGTTGAGTTTGTGCAGAACATCCTtggccagtttcagcccagctgaATGTATACATGTATACTAAAAGTCCAGTTGTTGTAAAACCAAATCCATAATTTAACTACAAAACTGACTGAGGCCCATACTGCACCTGATATGCTCATTGGTCGATCATCGTAAAGAAAAATTGCACTAGATCTAGATGgagtttagaaataaaaaaatacaatttgtAGCGCCTCGATAAGGTTAAAAGGCGTTGTATACTGTATGTGTGAACCCTTTACCATGGTTCATCATAAAGTAAGGTGTatgtgctcacacacacatgttgaaacaaaacacaatgaaTAGTCAAACCAATTATTTTTGGCCTTGCCTGTAAACAGCTCCCTCTTGAATTGTGGTAAAGACCATCATCTCCATGTCATTGCCTGCTTGTAAATGGCAAAGACCCCTGGGATGTAACTCAAGCTCCTCTCATAATCTATGTTGTTACTTTCAATTATTCGCTAATGAGTCTCTGAAACAAGAAATGCAGTTGTGACAGAAGAACTAGTGGCTCTGTGGAAGTAATTAATGTCCGCAGCAACTACCTGATAGCGAGGAAGCATACCTCTTCTATCTCTGGCTGGACATGGGAGGTGATTTCCTTCATTGTCTTAACTGCATAATTTAAATCGTTCCTTATTTGGCTGAGACAAGCGGAGATTAATCCTCTCCCAGGATTATAAATAGAACTGAGCAAGATTTTCTTTCTGTAAGGAAGCCAGAGCTCAAGCTACCCATTCTGATAGCTTTGACATTTAACCACCAGCTGTATGGTAAGAAACACTTACCATCGATGCTTTCATTTGAAGCCATGTTCAGTGAGGTCCTTCCAGTCAGACTTCTAATTAGTGTGAAAGTGTGTTTAAGACACCCCCTTGGTCACAttgattttatattattttagaAAACACTAAGTTGGGGAGAACTGCGCCTTAGTGAAGTCCCCTCATGGCATtgctgtgaaaaaagaaaagcttgaaCCCTTTTCTTCCATGCTGTCCcatgtttgccttttttttgtctataTCCTGCTTTTCCAACTTATGAAATGAATCTTCATAAATGCATTATATTTTGAATCACGTTACTGCCTTCTGACTTTACCCCTTGTGTCAGTAAGTGCACTGGAGCAATTAAATTGCATTTTCACATGGCAGGGCTGAAGTTATGGAATGGGGGGCGGGATGTTTGACCCTCCTaattaaaatgtgaaaatgtacaaaagaAGTAAGGAACGAAACAAGTAAGTGATACAGGCAGTTGTAACAAACATATACTTTGCTATTTTACCACTTAGTCAAAACGTAACTACAGATTTCCTATATTTGTGCCTGGCAGGATCTTAGAATCCTGTTGCAGATATCCGTGATTTGGACCATTGGATCGTgccattttttttaaccttgacATAGATTGTACATGGTCCGCCTGCCTCAACCCACCCTCCCTGTGGTTTTGTCCTTGTTTAAGTCTTTGCTCAAGATGTTACTCCACCTACATAAGTCTCCATGGGTGTTTGTTCATGCAGGCCAAAATGGCCTATGCTCACATTTAAGAATGTGCCCCCTAACTGCGTCCATGAAGTTAAAGGTGGATGTCTAACATTTGTCCCAAAGTTTTACCACACAAGGTATGAGTTTCTATTTGtattcaaacctttttttttttcttgtcccgAACCAAGGGTGATAGCaagagaacaaaaagaaaaaaaaaactcttcccCATTGATTCTATTGCCTGTTGATTATTTCTGGCTTCTTTCAATTTAACcgaaaaaaacacaatgaaaaatagTTGACAAACAACTAGCAATAAGATGAGCATACACTAATTTTGATCTCACTGCTG of the Odontesthes bonariensis isolate fOdoBon6 chromosome 23, fOdoBon6.hap1, whole genome shotgun sequence genome contains:
- the sbk1 gene encoding serine/threonine-protein kinase SBK1 encodes the protein MQDHGGERQVASSLPHSVKASLSLSPSGPGRAGSGGGSPTSKMDHCGGIPVEDMQALAITSLSAADVTKQYEHIRELGKGTYGKVDLVAHRTQGTKMALKFVTKNKTKLKSFLREYSLTGSLSCSPFIIKVLDVLFETEDSYVFGQEYAPAGDLFDIIPPQVGLPEEMVKRCMQQLGLALDFMHSKNLVHRDVKPENVLLFDRECRRIKLADFGMTRRVGCRVKRVSGTIPYTAPEVCRANRAEGFLVTTSLDVWAFGVLVFCMLTGNFPWEAALPADAFYEEFRRWQKAGCPVGIYPSQWRRFTDDALRMFQRLLAAEPEKRCGVKDVFCFIKYELVSELRRRASYRAKRGERSSSGLCTGSCTSSSSTTSSRSSHRHPEPSTPPGTSCLRPAPLKRSVLSDPLSPREESGQHQSPGRDKNKSQMVMATAIEICV